The following coding sequences are from one Paenibacillus sp. FSL R5-0912 window:
- the groES gene encoding co-chaperone GroES encodes MIKPLGERVLVEPSEQEQTTSFGIVLPDSSKEKPQEGTIIAVGSGALKDGVRVALEVKEGDRVLFSKYAGTEIKYEGKEYLIMKESDIHAILD; translated from the coding sequence ATGATTAAACCACTAGGTGAACGCGTATTGGTAGAACCAAGCGAGCAAGAGCAAACCACTTCTTTCGGGATTGTGCTTCCGGACTCTTCCAAGGAGAAACCCCAAGAAGGCACTATCATCGCTGTAGGCAGCGGAGCTTTGAAAGACGGAGTTCGTGTAGCGCTGGAAGTTAAAGAAGGCGACCGTGTGCTTTTCTCGAAATATGCCGGAACTGAAATCAAATACGAAGGCAAAGAATATCTGATTATGAAAGAAAGCGACATTCACGCGATTCTTGACTAG
- the moaC gene encoding cyclic pyranopterin monophosphate synthase MoaC, with protein MELTHFNEQGRARMVDVSEKEVTSRTAAARSRVQMDPETLTAIKAGRISKGDVLAVAQVAGIMAAKQTSAWIPMCHPLPLTGVDISFSDNSKDELYIEATVKTTGKTGVEMEALTAVSAAALTVYDMCKALQKDMIIGPTLLVSKSGGKNGDYALEEE; from the coding sequence ATGGAGTTAACTCATTTCAATGAACAGGGCAGAGCCCGCATGGTGGATGTGAGCGAGAAGGAAGTCACCAGCCGGACAGCGGCGGCGCGAAGCCGGGTGCAGATGGACCCGGAGACGCTTACCGCCATTAAAGCGGGCAGAATCAGCAAGGGCGATGTGCTCGCCGTAGCCCAGGTTGCGGGAATTATGGCTGCCAAGCAGACCTCCGCCTGGATTCCGATGTGCCATCCGCTGCCGCTTACCGGGGTGGATATCAGCTTCTCGGATAACAGCAAAGATGAACTATATATAGAAGCAACCGTCAAGACTACCGGCAAAACCGGAGTGGAGATGGAGGCGCTGACTGCAGTTTCAGCAGCGGCGTTGACCGTATACGACATGTGCAAGGCGCTGCAGAAGGATATGATTATCGGACCTACCCTGCTGGTGTCCAAGAGCGGCGGCAAGAATGGCGATTACGCGCTGGAGGAAGAATAG
- the tatA gene encoding twin-arginine translocase TatA/TatE family subunit, translating to MLNGIGAPGIILLVILALLLFGPNKLPELGRAVGRTFREFKDGAREIINEPESARKSEVPAPPAPQTVAAELPQDRRLPE from the coding sequence ATGCTAAATGGTATTGGTGCACCCGGAATTATTCTGTTGGTTATCTTGGCGCTCCTGCTCTTTGGCCCGAATAAGCTTCCTGAGCTTGGGCGGGCAGTCGGACGTACCTTCCGTGAATTCAAGGACGGGGCGCGGGAGATCATTAATGAACCGGAATCGGCCCGGAAGAGTGAAGTGCCTGCTCCCCCGGCTCCGCAGACTGTAGCAGCAGAACTTCCGCAGGACCGCCGTCTGCCGGAATAA
- a CDS encoding ammonium transporter, whose protein sequence is MNVTLESLGGGVDTIWVVLSAAMILLMEGGFALLEAGFVRYKNSVNIIMKVFADITIGTLIFYIFGFGLMYGKDAGGLVGTNGFMLGGDLSHLHFTISMDTFWLFQAAFTIAVISIVSGAVAERINFRAYLLYIILMTGLIYPLGGHWAWGGGWLSQLGLQDFAGSAVIHALGGFSALAAAMVIGPRKGKFNEAGNSTVALPSNLPLASVGAFLLWFGWFGFNAGSTLSATDVRIGHIAITTMLSAAAGGGITLIYTLFRYQRSDAPSVINGSLAGLVGITAGCAFVSDGAAILIGAVSGLLMMAAANWLEARRIDDPVGAFPVHAVSGAWGTVAVGLFATDGGLLYGGGWHQLGVQLLGLVTLAVWGFATTWCGLKLIGKLVQVRSSEEEEDIGLDISYHGMIAAHRSAEFIELEDHYLADDDMDSRNNTRR, encoded by the coding sequence ATGAATGTGACGCTGGAATCGCTTGGCGGAGGTGTAGATACGATTTGGGTCGTATTGAGCGCCGCTATGATTTTGCTGATGGAGGGCGGTTTCGCTCTGCTGGAGGCCGGTTTTGTACGATATAAAAACAGTGTGAACATTATTATGAAAGTGTTCGCAGATATTACTATTGGAACGCTGATTTTTTATATTTTTGGATTTGGGCTAATGTACGGCAAAGATGCCGGCGGTTTAGTAGGCACCAACGGATTTATGCTTGGCGGTGATCTCTCCCATCTTCATTTCACCATCTCGATGGATACCTTCTGGCTTTTCCAGGCGGCTTTTACCATTGCCGTTATCTCCATCGTATCAGGTGCGGTTGCTGAACGAATCAATTTCCGCGCTTATCTGCTGTACATCATATTAATGACCGGCCTGATCTATCCTCTAGGCGGTCACTGGGCCTGGGGCGGCGGCTGGCTTAGCCAGTTAGGCCTGCAGGACTTCGCTGGTTCAGCTGTTATTCATGCCCTGGGCGGATTCTCGGCACTGGCGGCGGCTATGGTGATCGGCCCCAGAAAGGGCAAGTTCAATGAGGCCGGGAATAGCACCGTTGCTCTTCCGAGCAACCTGCCGCTCGCTTCAGTGGGTGCCTTCCTGCTCTGGTTCGGCTGGTTCGGCTTCAATGCAGGCAGCACCTTAAGTGCTACCGATGTCCGGATCGGGCATATCGCTATTACCACGATGCTGTCGGCGGCGGCGGGCGGCGGGATCACCCTGATCTACACCTTATTCCGTTACCAGCGTTCAGATGCACCTTCCGTCATTAACGGTTCGCTCGCCGGTCTGGTCGGGATTACCGCCGGCTGTGCGTTTGTCAGTGACGGTGCAGCCATCCTGATTGGCGCCGTCTCCGGACTGCTTATGATGGCGGCTGCCAACTGGCTGGAAGCCCGCCGTATCGATGATCCCGTCGGCGCCTTTCCGGTGCATGCCGTATCCGGCGCTTGGGGAACTGTGGCTGTAGGTTTGTTCGCTACCGATGGCGGACTGCTCTATGGCGGAGGCTGGCACCAGCTCGGGGTGCAGCTCCTTGGTCTTGTCACATTGGCAGTCTGGGGGTTCGCAACCACCTGGTGCGGGCTGAAGCTGATCGGTAAGCTGGTTCAGGTACGGTCCAGTGAGGAAGAGGAAGACATTGGCCTAGATATCAGTTATCACGGCATGATCGCCGCGCACCGTTCAGCCGAATTTATTGAACTTGAAGATCATTATCTGGCGGATGACGACATGGATTCCCGCAATAATACAAGAAGATAA
- a CDS encoding 5-formyltetrahydrofolate cyclo-ligase, translating to MQDSSMRLALRKRELRAGKAALRDGLSAEQRGRLSALVCSHALTWFSQEQRDSLLAYAPFRSELDCRPLLAEAWTRGHEVLLPRVVRESGVLSIHQVRSWEELAPGAYGIPEPVTEIAGPGLYAGKSERSGLPDAVFVPGLAFDLRGGRLGYGQGYYDRLRAAWEAELPESATRPLWVGLAFSLQLVPEVPLEEHDALMDVLITENGIWDCRKERKTWS from the coding sequence ATGCAGGACAGCAGCATGCGGCTTGCTCTCCGGAAGCGTGAGCTGCGGGCCGGGAAGGCCGCTCTCCGGGACGGACTATCCGCGGAACAGAGAGGCCGGTTGTCTGCTCTGGTATGCAGTCATGCCTTGACCTGGTTCTCTCAGGAGCAAAGGGATTCACTACTGGCCTATGCCCCGTTCCGCTCCGAGCTGGATTGCCGTCCACTGCTGGCTGAGGCTTGGACCAGAGGACATGAAGTGCTGCTTCCGAGGGTCGTCCGGGAGAGCGGAGTCCTGAGCATTCATCAGGTCCGGTCCTGGGAAGAGCTTGCTCCGGGAGCTTACGGTATACCGGAGCCCGTAACCGAAATAGCAGGACCAGGCTTATACGCCGGCAAGAGTGAGAGATCCGGCCTGCCGGATGCCGTATTCGTACCCGGCCTAGCCTTCGACTTGCGCGGTGGACGGCTCGGCTATGGGCAGGGCTACTATGACCGCCTGCGGGCAGCCTGGGAAGCAGAGCTTCCTGAATCTGCCACCAGGCCCCTGTGGGTGGGACTGGCCTTTAGCCTGCAGCTGGTGCCTGAAGTGCCGCTGGAAGAGCATGATGCCTTAATGGATGTGCTGATTACGGAGAACGGCATTTGGGACTGCCGGAAGGAGAGGAAGACATGGAGTTAA
- a CDS encoding tRNA dihydrouridine synthase, whose translation MSNEPNFWLDLPKPFFILAPMEDVTDIVFRHVISEAATPDVFFTEFTSTENYCHPVGKENVGGRLMFTDDEQPIVAHIWGNKPALFEQMSIDMQKLGFRGIDINMGCPAQNAATSGKGAGLIKHPEVAAEIIQAAKAGGLPVSVKTRLGYSKIDEWRDWLGHILKQDIANLSIHLRTKKEMSKVAAHWELIPEIKQLRDEIAPHTLLTINGDIPDRATGLQLVEQYGVDGVMIGRGIFTNPFAFEKESKEHSAKDFLNLLLLQLDLHDKYSTETLPRSFRPLLRYFKIYARGFRGAGELRDQLMDTTSTDEVRRLVKPLLDQELA comes from the coding sequence ATGAGTAACGAACCAAATTTTTGGCTTGATTTACCAAAACCGTTTTTTATATTAGCACCCATGGAAGACGTCACAGATATTGTATTTCGTCACGTCATTAGTGAAGCTGCAACACCTGACGTATTTTTCACGGAATTCACAAGTACAGAAAATTATTGTCACCCTGTTGGAAAAGAAAATGTAGGGGGACGATTAATGTTCACAGATGATGAGCAACCGATTGTCGCTCATATTTGGGGCAATAAACCTGCACTTTTTGAGCAGATGAGTATTGATATGCAAAAACTTGGTTTTCGTGGTATCGATATAAACATGGGATGCCCAGCACAAAATGCCGCAACCAGTGGAAAAGGGGCTGGATTAATAAAGCATCCTGAAGTTGCAGCAGAAATTATTCAAGCTGCAAAAGCAGGTGGATTGCCGGTTAGTGTTAAAACAAGATTGGGGTACTCTAAAATTGATGAGTGGCGCGATTGGTTAGGACATATATTGAAACAAGATATTGCGAATCTTTCCATTCACCTTCGTACCAAAAAAGAGATGAGTAAAGTAGCTGCACACTGGGAACTAATTCCTGAAATAAAACAATTGCGCGATGAGATTGCTCCACATACGTTGTTAACCATTAATGGAGATATTCCGGACCGCGCAACAGGATTACAATTAGTAGAACAATACGGCGTTGATGGTGTCATGATTGGCCGCGGTATTTTCACCAATCCCTTTGCTTTTGAGAAAGAATCTAAAGAACATAGCGCGAAGGATTTTCTCAATTTACTTCTTTTACAGTTGGATCTTCACGATAAATATTCAACAGAAACCCTGCCACGTTCATTTAGACCCCTTCTTCGCTATTTCAAAATCTATGCTCGTGGATTTAGAGGCGCAGGCGAACTAAGAGACCAATTAATGGATACCACGTCAACAGACGAAGTACGTCGTTTAGTAAAACCTCTTTTAGATCAGGAATTAGCTTGA
- the groL gene encoding chaperonin GroEL (60 kDa chaperone family; promotes refolding of misfolded polypeptides especially under stressful conditions; forms two stacked rings of heptamers to form a barrel-shaped 14mer; ends can be capped by GroES; misfolded proteins enter the barrel where they are refolded when GroES binds), translated as MAKEIKFSEDARRAMLRGVDALANAVKVTLGPKGRNVVLEKKFGSPLITNDGVTIAKEIELEDAFENMGAQLVKEVATKTNDVAGDGTTTATVLAQAMIREGLKNVTAGANPMVMRKGIDKAVKAAVLELQRISKPIEDSQSIAQVAAISAADEEVGQLIAEAMEKVGKDGVITVEESRGFLTELEVVEGMQFDRGYISPYMITDTDKMEAVLENPYILITDKKISSTQEILPLLEKIVQQARPLVIIAEDIEGEAQAMLIVNKLRGTFNAVAVKAPGFGDRREAMLQDIAALTGGQVITEKLGLDLKSTSIEQLGNARQVRVTKENTTIVDGSGDKADINARVSQIRSQLEETTSEFDKEKLQERLAKLAGGVAVVKVGAATETELKERKLRIEDALNATRAAVEEGIVSGGGTALVNVYAAVAAVVAEGDERTGVNLVLRALEEPVRTIAANAGQEGSVIVDRLKKEAVGIGYNAATDEWVNMFEAGIVDPAKVTRYALQNAASVAAMFLTTEAVIADKPEPEKGGMPDMGGMGGMGGMM; from the coding sequence ATGGCAAAAGAAATTAAATTCAGTGAAGATGCCCGCCGCGCTATGCTGCGCGGAGTTGATGCTTTGGCAAATGCGGTTAAAGTTACACTCGGACCTAAAGGCCGTAACGTGGTGCTTGAGAAGAAATTCGGCAGCCCGCTGATCACTAATGATGGTGTTACTATCGCCAAAGAAATCGAGCTTGAAGATGCATTCGAGAACATGGGCGCGCAGCTTGTTAAAGAAGTTGCTACCAAGACTAACGATGTAGCCGGTGACGGTACTACAACTGCAACAGTTCTGGCTCAAGCCATGATCCGCGAAGGTCTGAAGAACGTTACTGCAGGCGCTAACCCTATGGTTATGCGTAAAGGGATCGACAAAGCGGTTAAAGCTGCTGTTCTTGAACTGCAGAGAATTTCCAAGCCTATCGAAGATTCCCAGTCTATCGCCCAAGTAGCTGCTATCTCTGCTGCTGACGAAGAAGTAGGCCAACTGATTGCTGAAGCTATGGAAAAAGTCGGCAAAGACGGCGTTATCACCGTTGAAGAATCCCGCGGATTCCTGACTGAGCTTGAAGTGGTAGAAGGTATGCAGTTCGACCGCGGTTACATTTCCCCGTACATGATTACAGATACGGACAAAATGGAAGCTGTTCTGGAGAACCCGTACATCCTGATCACTGACAAGAAGATCAGCAGCACTCAGGAAATTCTTCCTTTGCTGGAGAAGATCGTTCAACAGGCGCGTCCGCTGGTTATTATCGCTGAAGATATCGAAGGCGAAGCTCAGGCAATGCTGATCGTGAACAAGCTGCGCGGAACGTTCAATGCTGTAGCTGTTAAAGCTCCTGGATTCGGCGACCGCCGTGAAGCTATGCTGCAGGATATCGCTGCTCTGACAGGCGGCCAAGTGATCACTGAGAAGCTTGGACTGGATCTGAAAAGCACTTCCATCGAGCAACTGGGTAACGCACGCCAAGTGCGCGTAACCAAAGAAAACACGACAATCGTAGACGGAAGCGGCGACAAAGCGGATATCAATGCACGTGTAAGCCAAATCCGCTCCCAGCTGGAAGAAACGACTTCCGAGTTCGACAAAGAAAAACTGCAGGAGCGTCTGGCTAAATTGGCTGGCGGCGTAGCCGTTGTCAAAGTCGGTGCTGCTACTGAAACTGAACTTAAAGAGCGCAAGCTCCGCATCGAAGATGCCCTGAACGCAACCCGCGCTGCGGTTGAAGAAGGTATCGTATCCGGTGGGGGTACTGCTCTTGTGAACGTATATGCTGCTGTTGCTGCTGTAGTAGCTGAAGGCGACGAAAGAACCGGCGTTAACCTCGTGCTGCGCGCACTGGAAGAACCTGTTCGCACCATCGCTGCTAACGCAGGCCAGGAAGGTTCCGTTATCGTGGACCGTCTGAAAAAAGAAGCTGTAGGTATCGGCTATAACGCTGCTACCGATGAGTGGGTAAACATGTTCGAAGCGGGTATCGTTGACCCTGCGAAAGTAACCCGTTATGCTCTGCAGAACGCGGCTTCCGTAGCTGCAATGTTCCTGACCACTGAAGCTGTTATCGCTGACAAGCCAGAACCGGAAAAGGGCGGAATGCCTGATATGGGCGGCATGGGCGGTATGGGCGGCATGATGTAA
- the tatC gene encoding twin-arginine translocase subunit TatC — translation MSLEAEEMSLVDHLTELRRRLIYVLIVFAAGLVLGLFVAKPIYLYLISADPAQGFVLHAFSFWDGIGMYMKIAMAVSLAFSVPFIVFQLWAFISPGLRPVERSAALRYVPYVFVLFILGIAFAYYIVFPMALSFTISITRSMGLEETYGIAEYFNFLFSLVIPLALLFELPLIVMFLTKLRVLNPLRLRRMRRYAYFALVFIAVVITPPDFISDFLVTIPLLVLYEFSVFLSAFVYRRQLAEDAQREARYIKAE, via the coding sequence ATGTCTCTGGAAGCGGAAGAAATGTCTTTGGTCGATCATCTGACTGAGCTGCGCAGACGGCTTATCTACGTGCTGATTGTATTTGCAGCCGGACTTGTACTCGGGTTGTTCGTTGCCAAACCGATCTATTTGTATCTTATCAGTGCTGACCCTGCCCAGGGATTCGTGCTGCATGCCTTCTCTTTCTGGGACGGGATCGGCATGTACATGAAGATTGCCATGGCCGTGTCACTGGCGTTCTCCGTGCCGTTTATTGTCTTTCAGCTGTGGGCCTTTATCAGCCCGGGCCTCCGGCCTGTTGAACGCAGCGCAGCGCTGCGTTATGTGCCGTATGTGTTCGTTCTGTTTATTCTGGGCATAGCCTTTGCCTATTACATCGTATTTCCTATGGCCTTGTCCTTTACGATCTCGATTACACGCAGCATGGGACTTGAGGAGACATACGGCATAGCCGAATATTTCAATTTCCTGTTCAGTCTGGTGATCCCGCTGGCCTTGCTCTTCGAGCTGCCGCTGATTGTCATGTTCCTGACCAAGCTGAGAGTGCTCAATCCGCTGCGCCTGCGCCGGATGCGGCGGTATGCATATTTTGCACTTGTATTTATTGCTGTGGTGATCACACCGCCCGATTTCATCTCGGATTTTCTGGTGACGATTCCGCTTCTGGTGCTGTATGAATTCAGTGTATTTCTGTCTGCGTTCGTTTACAGGAGGCAGTTGGCGGAGGATGCGCAGCGGGAAGCACGTTATATTAAGGCGGAGTAA
- a CDS encoding 2-isopropylmalate synthase yields the protein MIIPVKKRIQIFDTTLRDGEQAPGASLTPEQKIILAGKLAELGVDVMEPGFPVSSPGDFAAVETISRKIQGVEICGFARAVKGDIDAAVRATRDAERRRIHLFISSSDIHLRHQLRKSRPEVVAAAREMTAYARQFSDVVEFTAMDAARTGIDDLIEMVEAVIEEGATIINLPDTVGYALPQEYGEMFRRVRLGARGGDKVIYSAHCHNDLGLAVANSLAAIAGGATQIEVTVNGVGERTGNCALEELVMALETRGDAIGAETGIRLEKLYDTSRMISGAMHFPIAFNKPVVGRNAFQHESGIHQDGLLKDRSTYEIMDPERLGIPRSMIILGKHSGRHALKDRAAKYGIALDSAELDALYESFKETADRQKAVSDDELLRMVSSTTGQQAQVYALGEVQVLAGSAPRRVAAVTVRHLQSGADTTHTSTGDGPLEAIIAAIGQGIAEDIRFDGLELHSLGSGGDAQAEAAVMVEWKDTKFRGTAIHHDIVMAAGIAYIAACNAALLSASAADSPETGTAVNG from the coding sequence ATGATTATTCCGGTAAAGAAACGAATTCAGATTTTTGATACGACGCTGCGTGATGGAGAGCAGGCCCCGGGGGCTAGCCTTACCCCGGAGCAGAAGATCATTCTGGCCGGCAAGCTGGCCGAGCTGGGCGTGGATGTCATGGAGCCGGGCTTCCCCGTATCCAGTCCGGGTGACTTTGCAGCGGTAGAGACCATCTCCCGCAAGATTCAGGGCGTAGAGATCTGCGGCTTCGCCCGCGCGGTCAAAGGGGATATCGATGCTGCTGTGCGGGCAACCCGGGATGCGGAGCGGCGGAGGATTCATCTGTTCATCTCCTCCTCCGACATTCATCTGCGCCATCAGCTGCGCAAGAGCAGACCTGAGGTAGTTGCCGCCGCGCGCGAGATGACAGCCTATGCCCGCCAGTTCAGTGATGTAGTGGAATTCACCGCCATGGACGCTGCGCGGACGGGAATCGATGATCTGATCGAGATGGTCGAGGCGGTGATTGAAGAAGGCGCAACCATTATTAATCTGCCCGACACAGTAGGCTATGCATTGCCGCAGGAATACGGGGAAATGTTCCGGCGTGTGCGGCTCGGCGCGCGGGGCGGCGACAAGGTCATCTATAGCGCCCATTGTCATAACGATCTGGGGCTGGCCGTGGCGAATAGCCTGGCGGCTATTGCCGGCGGTGCCACACAAATTGAGGTCACCGTCAACGGAGTGGGCGAGCGGACCGGCAATTGTGCGCTGGAGGAACTGGTTATGGCGCTGGAAACGCGGGGGGATGCCATCGGTGCAGAGACAGGCATCCGACTTGAGAAGCTGTACGATACCTCGCGTATGATCAGCGGGGCGATGCATTTCCCGATTGCCTTCAACAAGCCGGTGGTCGGCCGGAATGCCTTCCAGCATGAATCCGGCATCCACCAGGACGGCTTGCTCAAGGACCGCAGCACGTATGAGATCATGGACCCGGAACGGCTGGGCATCCCGCGCAGCATGATCATCCTCGGCAAGCATTCCGGCAGGCATGCGCTGAAGGACCGCGCAGCGAAGTACGGGATTGCCCTGGATTCAGCGGAGCTGGACGCGCTCTATGAATCCTTCAAGGAAACCGCTGACCGTCAGAAGGCCGTCAGCGATGATGAGCTGCTGCGGATGGTCAGCAGCACCACCGGGCAGCAGGCGCAGGTCTATGCGCTCGGCGAGGTGCAGGTACTGGCAGGCAGCGCGCCGCGCCGCGTAGCCGCCGTAACGGTGCGCCATCTGCAGAGCGGCGCAGACACCACGCACACCAGCACCGGAGACGGTCCGCTGGAAGCGATCATTGCCGCCATCGGGCAAGGGATCGCTGAGGATATCCGCTTCGACGGTCTGGAGCTGCACTCTCTGGGCAGCGGCGGGGATGCCCAGGCTGAGGCTGCTGTTATGGTGGAATGGAAGGACACCAAGTTCCGGGGGACGGCCATCCATCATGATATTGTGATGGCAGCGGGAATTGCTTACATTGCTGCCTGCAATGCAGCGCTGCTCTCGGCATCGGCTGCGGATTCTCCGGAAACGGGAACTGCGGTGAACGGCTAA
- a CDS encoding MogA/MoaB family molybdenum cofactor biosynthesis protein — protein sequence MAWKTAILTASDKGARGEREDTSAQVIRELVEEELGGEIVEYRIVPDEQDEIIAALIELTDYFQADLVLTTGGTDLAIRDVTPEATRRVIEREVPGLSEAMRSTVMQKNRAVMLFRGICGIRGRTLIVNLPGNPKGVHENLAAIMDQLPEALLMVTGQYRQ from the coding sequence ATGGCGTGGAAAACAGCAATCCTGACGGCCAGCGATAAAGGGGCCAGAGGCGAACGGGAAGACACGAGCGCCCAGGTTATTCGGGAACTGGTGGAAGAGGAGCTTGGAGGCGAGATTGTAGAATACCGGATCGTACCCGATGAGCAGGATGAGATTATTGCTGCATTGATTGAACTGACGGATTATTTCCAGGCGGATCTGGTGCTGACTACCGGAGGAACCGATCTGGCGATCCGCGATGTTACACCGGAGGCTACACGGCGTGTCATTGAACGTGAAGTCCCTGGACTCTCCGAGGCGATGCGCAGCACCGTGATGCAGAAGAACCGGGCGGTGATGTTGTTCCGGGGAATCTGCGGCATCCGCGGCCGGACATTAATTGTCAATCTGCCCGGCAATCCTAAGGGTGTGCATGAGAACCTGGCGGCTATTATGGATCAGCTGCCTGAAGCCTTGCTGATGGTTACCGGGCAATATCGCCAATAA
- a CDS encoding ABC-F family ATP-binding cassette domain-containing protein, with amino-acid sequence MLLQATGISKSYGIQSVLDGISLMVNEKERVGLVGVNGAGKSTFLQILAGEMSYDSGQIHKSKETTIGYLAQNSGLQSDKTIQEEMLAVFAPLLEAEAELRQLETDIADPALAEDPKRYEDLLERYARRSDWFKDHGGYEMNTRIRSVLHGMGFGEFAPDTPIATLSGGQKTRLALARILLQAPDLLMLDEPTNHLDIETLTWLEDYLRGYPGGILVVSHDRYFLDRLVTTIVEIERHQSRRYTGNYSRYMELKAAEYEIRMKQYEKQQDEISRMEDFVQRNIVRASTTKRAQSRRKALDKMERIDRPLGDLKKASFSFEPDFMSGKEVLQVREVAVAFNEGATPLFRNASFELRRGETAALIGPNGIGKSTLLQCMTGTREPSAGTVNWGTKVKIAYYDQEQTRLNPRNTVLEELWSEYPMLEEARIRTILGNFLFSGEDVLKRVAALSGGEKARVALSKLMLRGANMLILDEPTNHLDLVSREVLEAALIDFEGTLLFISHDRYFLNKMAERVLELHPDGIDQYLGNYDDYVEKKSELEAIAEEEAELAAAKSSRNADREAAVAEKGTSLSYEADKQAKREERNRQRRISDLEENIARLEEAISGIEHEMTKPEVYQDYLALQEHESDLKDKKQQLADLFSEWEQLADE; translated from the coding sequence ATGCTTCTTCAAGCGACAGGAATTTCGAAATCATATGGAATACAAAGCGTGCTGGACGGCATCAGCCTGATGGTCAATGAGAAGGAAAGAGTCGGTCTGGTAGGCGTCAACGGGGCCGGCAAGTCCACCTTCCTGCAGATTCTCGCAGGCGAGATGTCGTATGACAGCGGGCAAATTCATAAATCCAAAGAAACTACTATAGGATATCTGGCCCAGAACAGCGGCCTGCAATCCGATAAAACCATTCAGGAAGAGATGCTCGCTGTTTTTGCGCCGCTGCTTGAGGCGGAGGCGGAGCTGCGGCAGCTGGAAACAGATATCGCTGATCCGGCGCTCGCGGAAGATCCGAAGCGTTATGAGGATCTGCTGGAGCGCTACGCCAGACGTTCAGACTGGTTCAAGGATCATGGCGGCTACGAGATGAACACGCGGATTCGCAGCGTCCTGCATGGGATGGGCTTCGGGGAATTTGCACCCGATACGCCGATCGCTACGCTCAGCGGCGGTCAGAAGACACGCCTGGCACTGGCGCGCATTCTGCTGCAGGCCCCTGATCTGCTAATGCTTGATGAGCCGACCAACCACCTGGACATCGAGACGCTCACCTGGCTGGAGGATTATCTGCGCGGATATCCCGGCGGTATCCTGGTGGTCTCCCATGACCGGTATTTCCTCGACCGTCTGGTCACGACCATAGTGGAAATTGAGCGGCATCAGTCCCGCAGATACACAGGCAATTACAGCCGCTATATGGAGCTGAAGGCTGCGGAATATGAGATCCGCATGAAGCAATATGAGAAGCAGCAGGACGAGATTTCGCGGATGGAGGATTTCGTACAACGCAATATTGTGCGGGCTTCCACCACCAAACGGGCACAGAGCCGGCGCAAGGCCCTCGACAAAATGGAGCGTATCGACCGGCCGCTGGGCGATCTGAAGAAGGCCAGCTTCTCCTTCGAGCCTGACTTTATGTCCGGTAAGGAAGTGCTGCAGGTCCGCGAGGTTGCAGTGGCTTTTAACGAAGGGGCTACCCCACTGTTCCGCAATGCTTCCTTTGAGCTTAGACGCGGCGAGACAGCAGCGCTGATCGGTCCGAACGGTATTGGCAAGTCCACGCTCCTGCAGTGCATGACCGGCACCCGTGAACCCTCCGCCGGAACGGTCAACTGGGGAACCAAGGTGAAGATCGCTTACTACGATCAGGAGCAGACGAGGCTGAATCCGCGCAACACCGTTCTGGAGGAGCTATGGAGTGAGTACCCGATGCTGGAGGAAGCACGGATCCGTACCATTCTCGGCAATTTCCTGTTCAGCGGCGAGGATGTCCTGAAGAGGGTTGCCGCACTCAGCGGCGGCGAGAAAGCACGGGTAGCGCTGTCCAAGCTGATGCTGCGCGGAGCTAACATGCTGATTCTCGATGAGCCTACCAATCATCTGGATCTGGTCAGCCGTGAGGTGCTGGAAGCGGCACTGATTGATTTTGAAGGCACATTGCTGTTCATTTCCCATGACCGTTATTTCCTGAACAAAATGGCTGAGCGGGTACTCGAGCTGCATCCTGACGGTATTGATCAGTATCTCGGTAACTATGACGACTATGTCGAGAAAAAAAGTGAACTAGAAGCCATTGCCGAGGAGGAAGCGGAGCTTGCCGCCGCCAAGTCCTCCCGGAATGCGGACAGAGAGGCTGCTGTTGCCGAGAAAGGGACCTCCCTCTCTTATGAAGCAGACAAACAGGCCAAGCGTGAGGAGCGCAACCGCCAGCGGAGAATCTCTGACCTTGAGGAGAATATCGCCAGGCTGGAGGAAGCCATCTCCGGGATTGAGCATGAAATGACCAAACCTGAGGTATATCAGGATTACCTGGCGCTTCAGGAGCATGAAAGTGATCTGAAGGACAAGAAACAGCAGCTGGCAGATTTATTTAGCGAATGGGAGCAACTGGCTGACGAATAA